A region from the Arachis ipaensis cultivar K30076 chromosome B01, Araip1.1, whole genome shotgun sequence genome encodes:
- the LOC107630055 gene encoding probable lipid phosphate phosphatase beta — MGHLNQPPPKSTAATSPPQPFLLRLDAAVSLHVHNLTKPFAPRLLLRFLELLADFRFFFPVSVALLLACPYSSPLRRHLFLPLALCSLLDLIFIALLKLIVRRSRPTYSHHGDYNAVVPVDHFSFPSGHSSRVFFVASIFSFSKLRMVDAIADLHHPRLFMIIDNWFGGEVVFAINAVVTAVWAWASATALSRIALGRHYVLDVFFGACFGVLEALFTLRFLEIQTWI; from the coding sequence ATGGGCCATCTTAACCAGCCACCACCAAAATCTACCGCCGCCACATCGCCACCACAGCCTTTCTTACTCCGCCTCGACGCCGCCGTCTCCCTCCACGTCCACAACCTCACAAAACCCTTCGCCCCACGCCTACTTCTCCGCTTCCTCGAGCTCCTCGCCGACTTCCGCTTCTTCTTCCCCGTCTCCGTCGCACTCCTCCTTGCCTGTCCTTACTCCTCCCCTCTCCGCCGCCACCTCTTCCTCCCCCTCGCTCTCTGCTCCCTCCTTGACCTCATCTTCATCGCTCTCCTCAAACTCATCGTGCGCAGATCCCGCCCGACCTACTCCCACCACGGCGACTACAACGCCGTCGTTCCCGTCGACCATTTCTCCTTCCCCAGCGGCCACTCCTCCAGGGTCTTCTTCGTCGCCTCTATCTTCTCGTTCTCCAAACTCCGCATGGTTGATGCTATCGCCGATCTTCACCATCCACGCCTCTTCATGATTATCGACAATTGGTTCGGCGGCGAAGTGGTCTTCGCCATTAACGCCGTTGTAACCGCCGTTTGGGCCTGGGCTTCAGCCACCGCCCTTTCTAGGATCGCTCTCGGGAGGCACTATGTTCTGGACGTCTTCTTCGGGGCTTGCTTCGGCGTGCTAGAAGCTTTGTTCACATTGCGATTCCTCGAGATTCAAACGTGGATTTGA